ATCGAAGCATAGGTAAACACATGCAACAGTCTTCCTTGAAAATGGCCAAAGTCTTCGACATGGCCATTGACTGCAAGAATCACTTTAGGCGCATTAACACCACCACGATGGGACTTGGCCGTCCAACTATTCCCTGACTTCGACAACTCGATAATCGGCGACCGCTCATACAGACTGACGTTCTTATCAAGTCCAAATGCAAGGTCCCTTATATATTGAGCCGGTTGAATCATTACCGCGCCGGGCGTATACAGCCCGCCATGGTAATAGTGAGAGCCGGTTATCTCTTGCATCTGCGCAGCGTCGAGCAGTTCGTATTGTTCGCCAATACCTTTCAGTGATTTTGCATAGTTGTCATTGAGCTTCATCCCCCGCTCTGTTGCCGCCGCGTTAATCTTGCCGGAGGGGTCGAAAGTCTCCGTAGACATGCCGTACTCGCGCGCGGCTTCTGCTGCGAAAGCAATGGCAAAGCGGTTCTGAGCGATTTCCTGCGCCGTTGCAGACTCACCGGCAACCGAATACTCCCCGGATGAAAGACTGTGCGGCACGTCAATCATGAAGCCCGAGTTCCTGCCGGCCGGCCCCTTCGCCACTTCATGGGCGTCGACAATCGCGATGCTGTCGCCCGGATGCAACTGGGACAACCTGCGAGCGGCGGAGAGACCGGCAAAGCCTGCACCGATAATCAGCCAGTCCGCCGTCACGCGCCCATCAAGCATGCGGACAGGCGCAGTGCGTGTGGATATCGCCTCCCAACCTGAAACCCCGGTGTCTACCGGCAGACGCTTGATGGTATGGGTGCTCATTTTTCGGTCTCATCAACCGACCGATCAGACACATCGATCCAGATGGTTTTGATTTCGGTGTACTGATCGTGAGCAAAAATGGATTTGTCCCGACCACCGAATCCCGACTCTTTGTAGCCGCCGAAAGGCGTCGAAGCATCACCCTCACCAAAGCAGTTCACAGTGACGATGCCGGCGCGAATTTCTCGCGACAACTTGATGGCCCGGCGCAGGCTACCGGTATAAACAGAGGCGGCCAGGCCGTACACCGTGTCATTGGCCAGGGCGATCGCTTCGGAGATCGAACTGAAGGTGGTGACCGACAGAATCGGGCCAAAGATCTCTTCCTGGAACAACCGGCTTTCTCTGTCGACACCGTCAATCACGGTTGGCTGTACGAAGGCGCCGTCTTTAGTCTCACCGCCGTACACAACCGCCAGCTTTCCAGCGGTGGCTTGCTCAAGGTACGACTTAACTTTCGCGAAATGCTCAGGGCTGACCAGCGCCCCCACACGGTTTTGCGGATCGAGGGGATCACCCATTTTCCATTCGCGGATGTAGGCGCCCATGCGTTGCAGCAGCTCGTTTTTCACGGACTCGTGGACGATCAGGCGTGAGGTTGCAGAGCAGTTTTCGCCCATGTTCCAGAACGCACCGTTAACCACATGTTCGGCAACACGGTCCAGGTCTTCGGCATCGTCCATCACCACGGCTGGGTTTTTACCGCCACATTCGAGCACGATGCGTTTGAGGTTCGAATCGGCTGCGTAATGCAGGAAACGACGA
The Pseudomonas sp. GR 6-02 genome window above contains:
- a CDS encoding NAD(P)/FAD-dependent oxidoreductase, with protein sequence MSTHTIKRLPVDTGVSGWEAISTRTAPVRMLDGRVTADWLIIGAGFAGLSAARRLSQLHPGDSIAIVDAHEVAKGPAGRNSGFMIDVPHSLSSGEYSVAGESATAQEIAQNRFAIAFAAEAAREYGMSTETFDPSGKINAAATERGMKLNDNYAKSLKGIGEQYELLDAAQMQEITGSHYYHGGLYTPGAVMIQPAQYIRDLAFGLDKNVSLYERSPIIELSKSGNSWTAKSHRGGVNAPKVILAVNGHVEDFGHFQGRLLHVFTYASMTAAYSHDEFDRPVTGKPRWALLPADPMGATVRKITSNGLSRIVIRTKFTYDPSIQVTPMRVAEVAEEQRHSLDARFPELKSTPLEFSWAGRLCLSRNSAPAFGEIEENLYSACCENGLGTVKSTLAGVMAAELASGAHSPLLESFSQMPGPSRLPPRLLTKLGVNSVIRWQALRAGREG
- a CDS encoding aldehyde dehydrogenase, which translates into the protein MGDLLSKAEYAAIAKSISLPSNAFINGAFKPALSGKTFATTNPATGEFLTDVAACSSEDVDVAVSNAKEAFEDGRWRSISPRERKAVLLKFADLLESHQHELAVLESLDSGKPVSECQLVDVPDTIHTLRWHAELIDKIYDNTAPVGSDALTMVVREPIGVVGCVLPWNFPLLMLAWKIGPALAAGCSVIVKPAEQTTLTTLRVAELAFEAGVPAGVLNIVTGTGKEVGEPIGLHNDVDMVSFTGSTATGRRFLHYAADSNLKRIVLECGGKNPAVVMDDAEDLDRVAEHVVNGAFWNMGENCSATSRLIVHESVKNELLQRMGAYIREWKMGDPLDPQNRVGALVSPEHFAKVKSYLEQATAGKLAVVYGGETKDGAFVQPTVIDGVDRESRLFQEEIFGPILSVTTFSSISEAIALANDTVYGLAASVYTGSLRRAIKLSREIRAGIVTVNCFGEGDASTPFGGYKESGFGGRDKSIFAHDQYTEIKTIWIDVSDRSVDETEK